In Argiope bruennichi chromosome 4, qqArgBrue1.1, whole genome shotgun sequence, a single window of DNA contains:
- the LOC129966675 gene encoding enoyl-CoA delta isomerase 1, mitochondrial-like yields the protein MTNMFCKFRPLQTFLRSHIINANYAAKASIECNARMLVNVIQDEKKQIANVIMQRPPVNSLNLELLEQLTATIKDLEKKQFRGMILSSSSPTVFSAGLDITEMYKPKEERLRQFWKALQTMWKTLYLTPLVTIAAINGHAPAGGCLVSLSCDHSIMVKSRASIGLNETMLGIVAPQWFRKVYINSIGFRQAEHALKLGKMFSPEEALKLGLVNELVDSPSDVLPKAQEEMEKWMKIPASALQMTKLSLRKPDVDELISYEKKELEEIVFFVNQEKVQAMLGKYFESLKGKKQ from the exons ATGACaaatatgttttgtaaatttaGACCTCTGCAGACTTTTCTACGATCACATATTATAAACGCAAATTATGCTGCTAAAGCAAGCATTGAGTGTAATGCCAGAATGTTAGTAAATGTTATCCAAGATGAAAAGAAAC aaattgccaATGTTATTATGCAGAGACCTCCAGTGAATAGCTTAAATTTAGAGCTTCTGGAGCAACTCACAGCTACaataaaagatttggaaaagaagCAATTCAGAGGAATGATTTTGTCATCT AGCTCTCCTACTGTATTTTCGGCTGGTCTTGATATTACAGAAATGTACAAGCCGAAAGAAGAAAGATTGAGGCAATTCTGGAAAGCTTTACAAACTATGTGGAAAACATTATATCTTACACCTTTGGTGACAATTGCAGCAATCAAT GGCCATGCACCTGCAGGAGGTTGTCTTGTGTCACTGAGCTGTGATCACAGCATTATGGTGAAATCTAGGGCCAGTATTGGTCTGAATGAGACAATGCTG ggTATTGTTGCTCCTCAATG gtttaggAAAGTTTATATTAACTCTATCGGATTTCGCCAAGCTGAGCATGCTCTAAAACTTGGGAAAATGTTCAGTCCAGAAGAAGCTTTGAAATTAGGCCTTGTTAATGAACTTGTAGATTCCCCTTCAGATGTTCTTCCTAAAGCCCAAGAGGAGAtggaaaaatggatgaaaattccAG cttcaGCTCTGCAGATGACAAAATTAAGCTTACGTAAACCTGATGTTGATGAATTGATCTCTTATGAAAAGAAAGAACTAGAAGAAATTGTCTTCTTTGTCAATCAAGAAAAAGTTCAAGCTATGCTTGGGAAGTATTTTGAAAGTCTAAAGGGTAAAAAGCAGTAA